In a genomic window of Corynebacterium coyleae:
- the gap gene encoding type I glyceraldehyde-3-phosphate dehydrogenase, producing the protein MTTRIGINGFGRIGRSALRIIEDEYKGELEVVKINDLTNNETLAHLLKYDTAYGQFKHDIEYDDHSISIDGRRIEVSAEKDPANLAWGDLDVDIVLECTGVFRKGPEAQAHIDAGAKKVIISAPGKEVDGTYVWGVNHADYTGKENIISAASCTTNSLAPVAKVLDEAFGIERGLMTTIHAYTGDQRIQDAPHKDLRRARAAAQNIVPTTTGAAKAVALVLPSLEGKLDGFAMRVPTITGSATDLTVTLGKDVTVEEVNAAVKKAVEDSEFGQALKYTEDPIVSSDIIGDPHGAIFDAGMTRVIDGNLVKIISWYDNEWSYTAQYIRLTKLVADKL; encoded by the coding sequence GTGACTACGCGCATTGGCATTAACGGTTTCGGTCGTATCGGACGTTCCGCGCTCCGCATCATCGAGGACGAGTACAAGGGCGAGCTCGAAGTCGTCAAAATCAATGACTTGACGAACAATGAGACTCTCGCACACTTGCTGAAGTACGACACGGCCTACGGCCAGTTCAAGCACGACATCGAGTACGACGACCACTCGATCTCTATCGATGGCCGCCGTATTGAGGTCTCCGCTGAGAAGGACCCGGCAAACCTCGCCTGGGGTGACCTGGATGTTGACATTGTGCTGGAGTGCACCGGCGTATTCCGCAAGGGGCCGGAGGCTCAGGCGCACATCGATGCCGGCGCGAAGAAGGTCATCATCTCCGCACCGGGCAAGGAAGTTGATGGCACCTACGTGTGGGGCGTGAACCACGCCGACTACACGGGCAAGGAGAACATCATCTCCGCGGCATCGTGCACCACGAACTCGCTCGCGCCGGTTGCGAAGGTCCTCGACGAGGCGTTCGGTATCGAGCGTGGCCTGATGACCACCATCCACGCTTACACAGGTGACCAGCGGATCCAGGATGCTCCGCACAAGGACCTGCGTCGCGCCCGCGCGGCAGCGCAGAACATCGTTCCGACGACCACCGGTGCAGCTAAGGCTGTGGCGCTCGTGCTCCCGAGCCTTGAGGGCAAGCTCGATGGCTTCGCAATGCGTGTGCCGACCATCACCGGTTCCGCCACCGACCTCACCGTGACCCTGGGCAAGGATGTCACTGTCGAGGAGGTCAATGCGGCAGTGAAGAAGGCTGTGGAGGACAGCGAGTTCGGCCAGGCGCTGAAGTACACCGAGGACCCGATCGTCTCTTCCGACATCATCGGTGACCCGCACGGCGCTATCTTCGACGCTGGCATGACTCGCGTCATCGACGGCAACCTAGTCAAGATCATCTCGTGGTACGACAACGAGTGGTCTTACACCGCCCAGTACATCCGTCTGACCAAGCTGGTCGCGGACAAGCTCTAA
- the whiA gene encoding DNA-binding protein WhiA, producing the protein MALTGKVKEELLAVSCGTTEARAAEATALIRFAGSIQPSDNGLAIVAEFGEKPVAVRLAESIQELCSVQPAIETVPPAQGSKDTTYVVRVERDVADVIRRLKLVTASGHPVVGMPRQVISGSMAGVEAAWRGAFLARGKLMEPGRTATLEVACPGQEAALALVGLARRLSVTAKTRETRGVERVTIRDGETIGILLSRMGAPLTRLEWDRKRAAKAVTAKVNNRLATFDDANTRRSAQAAAAAAARVERAMDILGDDVPEHLAEAGYLRVEHRHASLEELGRLADPQMTKDAVAGRIRRLLSLADRRAAEMGIPDTHGVETAPNPVNSD; encoded by the coding sequence TTGGCGCTTACGGGCAAGGTGAAAGAAGAGCTACTCGCCGTATCTTGTGGTACCACCGAGGCTCGGGCGGCGGAAGCCACCGCGCTTATTCGTTTCGCCGGCTCGATCCAGCCTTCCGATAACGGTCTGGCCATCGTCGCAGAATTCGGCGAGAAGCCGGTGGCGGTGAGGCTCGCGGAATCCATTCAAGAACTCTGCTCAGTTCAGCCTGCCATCGAGACCGTACCCCCTGCCCAAGGCAGTAAAGACACCACGTATGTCGTTCGGGTGGAACGTGACGTGGCTGATGTCATCCGCCGGCTGAAGCTTGTGACAGCGTCTGGTCACCCGGTGGTTGGTATGCCGCGACAGGTGATTTCAGGATCAATGGCCGGCGTTGAGGCAGCTTGGCGTGGCGCGTTTCTCGCGCGAGGAAAGCTGATGGAGCCTGGCCGTACCGCGACCCTTGAAGTGGCGTGCCCGGGCCAGGAAGCTGCGCTCGCACTCGTTGGGTTGGCCCGTCGTCTGTCGGTGACCGCGAAGACCCGTGAAACCCGAGGTGTGGAGCGAGTGACTATCCGCGACGGCGAGACCATCGGAATCCTGCTGAGTCGTATGGGGGCACCACTGACCCGCCTGGAGTGGGACCGCAAGCGCGCGGCGAAGGCTGTGACAGCGAAGGTAAACAACCGCTTGGCTACCTTCGATGACGCCAATACTCGCCGTTCGGCGCAGGCTGCAGCAGCTGCTGCAGCTCGGGTGGAGCGTGCGATGGACATTCTTGGCGACGATGTTCCTGAGCACCTTGCGGAAGCGGGCTACCTCCGCGTGGAACACCGCCATGCTTCACTCGAGGAACTTGGTCGTTTGGCTGACCCGCAGATGACCAAGGACGCCGTTGCAGGACGTATTCGACGACTGCTGTCGCTCGCTGATCGTCGAGCAGCCGAGATGGGAATCCCGGACACACACGGAGTGGAAACGGCTCCGAATCCTGTGAATTCAGATTAA
- a CDS encoding gluconeogenesis factor YvcK family protein produces the protein MRATDPAAMTYTCLGGGHGLYQTLTAARVAGAARINAVVTVADDGGSSGRLRREMEIVPPGDLRMALAALTDDSGDGAMWRDTLQHRFGGHGAMAGHALGNLIIAGLAERLGDTQAALDQVGKWTGSQGRVIPVSPQPLDIEADVAGLDDDPRVLRSVHGQVAVATTPGTVRRVRLTPSEPPASRDAIQAIMDADLVTIGPGSWFSSVIPHLLVPQVRDALNETEAKVVVVLNLSPEAGETHGFTTERHIHVFAQHAPNLRVDCFLADSDMVTTQGERENVRRAAERLGADVEYRSLRVEGDDGVKGNLHDPLKLAAALKDLSTSS, from the coding sequence ATGCGCGCGACTGATCCCGCGGCGATGACGTACACATGCCTCGGGGGAGGGCATGGGCTCTACCAGACGCTCACGGCCGCGCGCGTTGCCGGCGCAGCTCGTATTAACGCTGTGGTGACAGTTGCCGATGACGGCGGCTCGTCGGGCCGCCTGCGTCGCGAGATGGAGATTGTTCCTCCGGGAGATCTCCGCATGGCGCTGGCAGCGCTTACCGACGACAGCGGGGACGGCGCAATGTGGCGCGACACGCTCCAGCACCGCTTCGGTGGGCATGGCGCAATGGCTGGACACGCCTTGGGAAACTTGATCATCGCCGGACTTGCGGAGCGCCTTGGTGACACACAAGCGGCGCTGGACCAGGTTGGCAAATGGACCGGCTCCCAGGGACGAGTCATTCCAGTGAGCCCACAACCCCTCGACATTGAAGCTGATGTTGCAGGGCTTGACGACGACCCACGGGTGCTGCGCTCTGTACACGGCCAAGTCGCCGTTGCGACGACACCGGGCACTGTGCGCCGTGTGCGGCTGACTCCGTCCGAACCGCCAGCGAGCCGGGACGCCATCCAGGCGATCATGGACGCGGATCTGGTCACCATTGGGCCTGGTTCGTGGTTTTCCTCTGTGATCCCGCACCTGTTGGTGCCTCAAGTGCGCGATGCGTTGAACGAGACCGAAGCGAAGGTGGTTGTGGTACTCAACCTCTCCCCAGAAGCAGGGGAGACCCATGGTTTTACCACCGAGCGTCATATTCATGTCTTTGCGCAACACGCCCCCAACCTGCGGGTTGATTGCTTCCTGGCGGACAGCGACATGGTGACTACGCAAGGCGAACGTGAAAACGTCCGCCGTGCGGCGGAACGGCTCGGCGCGGACGTCGAATACCGCTCCTTACGTGTCGAAGGCGACGATGGTGTGAAGGGCAACCTTCATGATCCGTTGAAGCTTGCTGCTGCGCTCAAGGACCTCTCGACGAGCAGCTAA
- the rapZ gene encoding RNase adapter RapZ encodes MSTASAQALPHDLRSASWRPVIITGLSGGGLSTAAKVFEDKGFFVSQNLPPQLILELVDLAAADDSPVERLAVVSDVRADRFNGSLADTLEGLRRRGYSPFVLFLEARDDVLIRRFDSVRRTHPLQGDGTLQDGIDREREEMEGIRSAADVIIDTSNLSVHDLRRAVEASVGELPVERQHVTIESFGFKHGSPRDADLIIDVRFLPNPYWVEELRDFRGIDAPVADYVLSQDGAKEYVDHFVDLLSSTLKGYRHEGKDFITVGVGCTGGHHRSVAVAEAIGKRLRQQGQVDVNVIHRDLEKH; translated from the coding sequence ATGTCCACAGCTTCTGCTCAAGCATTGCCACACGATTTGCGTTCCGCCAGTTGGCGTCCGGTGATCATCACCGGTTTGTCCGGTGGCGGATTGTCCACCGCAGCGAAAGTATTCGAGGACAAAGGTTTCTTCGTTTCTCAGAATCTGCCACCCCAGTTAATTCTAGAGCTTGTGGACCTTGCAGCAGCGGACGATTCCCCAGTGGAACGGCTGGCGGTCGTGTCGGACGTGCGCGCAGACCGGTTCAACGGTTCATTGGCCGACACCCTTGAGGGGCTCCGTCGACGTGGTTACTCACCGTTCGTGCTGTTTCTTGAGGCGCGTGACGATGTGCTGATCCGCCGATTCGACTCCGTGCGGCGCACGCACCCGCTGCAGGGCGATGGTACCTTGCAGGACGGCATCGATCGCGAACGCGAGGAAATGGAAGGCATCCGTTCGGCCGCAGATGTCATCATCGACACGTCCAATTTGTCTGTGCACGACCTACGCCGCGCTGTTGAGGCATCGGTCGGCGAGCTGCCGGTGGAGCGTCAACACGTCACTATTGAGTCTTTCGGATTCAAGCATGGTTCGCCACGTGACGCTGATCTGATCATTGATGTGCGATTCCTACCCAACCCATATTGGGTTGAGGAGCTGCGCGACTTCCGCGGTATCGACGCACCTGTAGCAGACTATGTCCTGTCGCAGGATGGTGCGAAGGAATACGTGGACCATTTCGTTGATCTGTTGTCGAGCACGTTGAAGGGCTACCGCCACGAAGGTAAGGACTTCATCACTGTGGGCGTTGGCTGCACAGGTGGGCACCACCGCTCGGTTGCGGTCGCAGAAGCGATCGGGAAGCGACTGCGACAGCAGGGCCAAGTTGATGTCAATGTCATCCACCGTGATTTGGAGAAGCACTAA
- the uvrC gene encoding excinuclease ABC subunit UvrC, translating to MADPQSYRPAPGTIPTDPGVYKFRDRDGRVIYVGKAKNLRARLSNYFQPPETLHPRTRQMVYTGASVEWTVVASEVEALQLEYTWIKRFDPWFNVMYRDDKTYPMLAVSVRERYPRAFFYRGPKRKGVRYFGPYSHAWAVRETLDLLTRVFPIRTCSNGVFNRHESLGRPCLLGYIDKCAAPCVGRVDEAEYDEIVQGFLGFMAGRSEKLVRGITAQMEEAAENLEFEKAARLRDDLGAVEKVMERQTVVLSQDTDADIIAFDTDELEAAVQIFNVRDGRIRAQRGWVVEKTGDEPGAAERLEEGQTDPTLPTLMQNFLVQYYSDAVERVKQEREEDRKIEAQKVRRRGVDQESRAQAAAPMPVPREILVETLPAELPEVTQLLEELRGGPVDLRVPQRGDKRALMETVHKNAAEALHQHKLKRVGDLTARSQALQDIQDALGMDEAPLRIECTDISHIQGTDVVASLVVFEDGLPKKNDYRRYRIKEAAGDGRSDDVGSIAEVTRRRFKRYNEDKLANPDEVAEAQTFEDEADESTGAKRFAYPPQLFIVDGGKPQVNAAQAVFDDLGIVDVQLIGLAKRLEEVWVPDDDEPVILPRNSEGMYLLQQVRDEAHRFAITYHRQQRSKRMRASALDAVPGLGPARRTDLVKHFGSVKKIKEASIEEIQEVKGVGPKLAATIYEHLHT from the coding sequence TTGGCTGACCCCCAGTCTTACCGCCCAGCGCCCGGAACGATCCCAACCGATCCGGGCGTGTATAAGTTCCGGGACCGCGACGGGCGTGTCATCTACGTTGGCAAAGCCAAAAATCTTCGTGCGCGCCTGAGCAACTACTTTCAGCCACCGGAGACTCTGCACCCGCGGACCCGGCAGATGGTCTACACCGGCGCTTCAGTCGAATGGACCGTTGTCGCATCCGAGGTAGAGGCGCTCCAGCTCGAATACACATGGATCAAGCGCTTCGACCCATGGTTTAACGTCATGTACCGCGACGACAAGACGTACCCAATGCTTGCCGTCAGCGTGCGCGAACGCTACCCGCGCGCGTTCTTCTACCGTGGCCCCAAACGTAAGGGCGTGCGCTATTTCGGCCCGTACTCGCACGCGTGGGCGGTGCGCGAGACCCTCGATCTGCTCACGCGCGTGTTCCCGATTCGGACGTGTTCCAACGGTGTGTTTAACCGTCACGAATCCCTTGGACGCCCTTGCTTGCTTGGGTACATCGACAAGTGTGCGGCACCCTGCGTCGGTCGTGTCGACGAAGCCGAGTACGACGAGATCGTCCAGGGCTTCCTTGGCTTCATGGCAGGTCGCTCCGAGAAGCTTGTCCGTGGCATCACCGCACAGATGGAGGAGGCCGCGGAAAACCTCGAGTTTGAAAAGGCGGCGCGGCTTCGCGACGACCTCGGTGCCGTCGAAAAGGTAATGGAGCGCCAGACGGTCGTCCTCAGCCAAGACACCGACGCGGACATCATCGCCTTTGACACCGACGAGCTTGAAGCGGCGGTGCAGATCTTCAACGTCCGTGATGGACGCATCCGTGCACAGCGGGGCTGGGTCGTGGAAAAAACGGGCGATGAGCCCGGAGCCGCAGAACGTCTGGAGGAAGGCCAGACCGACCCAACGTTGCCAACGTTGATGCAGAACTTCTTGGTCCAGTACTACTCGGATGCGGTCGAGCGAGTGAAGCAAGAGCGTGAAGAGGACCGCAAGATCGAAGCGCAGAAGGTTCGTCGCCGAGGCGTAGATCAGGAGTCACGTGCGCAAGCGGCGGCACCGATGCCGGTGCCGCGTGAGATTCTCGTCGAGACGCTGCCTGCGGAACTGCCGGAAGTGACCCAACTGCTCGAAGAACTACGTGGCGGGCCTGTGGACCTTCGCGTGCCGCAGCGTGGGGACAAGCGCGCACTGATGGAAACAGTGCACAAAAACGCCGCCGAAGCGCTCCACCAGCACAAGTTGAAGCGGGTCGGTGACCTGACCGCACGATCGCAGGCCCTGCAAGATATCCAGGACGCGCTCGGGATGGACGAAGCGCCGCTGCGTATTGAATGCACCGATATTTCCCACATCCAAGGCACCGACGTTGTAGCCTCCCTCGTGGTGTTCGAGGACGGTTTGCCCAAAAAGAACGACTACCGTCGATACCGCATCAAGGAGGCAGCCGGCGATGGTCGATCCGACGACGTCGGGTCCATCGCCGAGGTCACACGCCGGCGCTTCAAGCGCTACAACGAGGACAAACTCGCCAACCCTGATGAGGTCGCTGAGGCGCAGACCTTCGAGGACGAGGCCGACGAATCGACCGGTGCGAAACGCTTCGCTTACCCTCCTCAGTTGTTCATCGTCGACGGTGGCAAACCCCAGGTTAATGCCGCACAGGCTGTGTTCGACGACCTCGGCATCGTCGATGTACAACTCATCGGATTGGCCAAACGCCTCGAGGAAGTGTGGGTGCCGGACGACGACGAGCCGGTGATCCTGCCGCGAAACTCCGAAGGCATGTATCTGCTCCAGCAGGTGCGTGATGAGGCCCACCGGTTCGCCATCACCTACCACCGCCAGCAACGCTCGAAGCGCATGCGAGCGTCCGCCCTCGACGCAGTCCCGGGACTAGGCCCCGCGCGGAGAACCGATTTGGTGAAGCACTTTGGCTCGGTGAAGAAGATCAAAGAGGCTTCTATCGAGGAGATCCAGGAGGTTAAAGGCGTCGGTCCGAAACTCGCCGCGACGATCTACGAGCACCTTCATACGTAG
- a CDS encoding PH domain-containing protein gives MTDQPAGTHITNEQEAAYLTALDPHANTSTKPWELEISSRYLRTVAIGWIILVMAVHFFMAWAVDAQFSGIAITSVDKFAFVGVGLIISVLSWIALTRPRVRANEDGVQVANIIGTRFYPWTVIYGLSFPKGSRMARLELPEFEYVTLWAIQSGDKERAIQAVEQFRKLEAKYMPKD, from the coding sequence GTGACTGATCAACCAGCAGGCACACACATAACGAACGAGCAGGAAGCTGCTTACCTGACTGCGCTTGATCCGCACGCCAACACCTCGACGAAGCCGTGGGAGCTTGAGATTTCGTCGAGGTACCTGCGAACCGTGGCGATCGGCTGGATCATCCTTGTCATGGCCGTGCATTTCTTCATGGCGTGGGCCGTGGACGCGCAATTCTCGGGCATCGCGATTACCAGCGTGGATAAGTTCGCGTTCGTGGGCGTTGGCCTGATTATTTCCGTCCTGTCCTGGATCGCACTGACTCGCCCTCGGGTGCGCGCCAACGAAGACGGTGTCCAGGTAGCCAACATCATCGGCACCCGTTTCTACCCCTGGACCGTCATTTACGGTTTGAGCTTTCCCAAGGGCTCCCGCATGGCGCGACTCGAACTTCCGGAATTCGAGTACGTCACCCTGTGGGCGATCCAATCAGGCGATAAAGAGCGCGCGATTCAGGCTGTCGAGCAATTCCGCAAGCTCGAAGCCAAATACATGCCTAAGGATTAA